From the Devosia sp. FJ2-5-3 genome, the window CCCAGGAGCCCGACCGCCATGGTTGGGATCTCCGCTCCGTCCCGGACCGCCTTGGCGAAAGGCACCTGATAGCCAGCGGTCGAGACAATCTTGCCCTGGGCAAAGCCGCCGCTCGAGCAATCAATGGCGTCGACGCCAAGGGCCTTGAGAGCGCGGGAGAGCACGACGCTATCCTCCACGGTCCAGCCGCCCTCGGCATTGTCACTCACGGACAGGCGGGCGAGCAGGGGCTTGTGGGCAGGCCAGACCGCACGCACTGCCTCGGTGACTTCAAGGACGAGGCGCATGCGGTTTTCGAGGCTGCCGCCATATTCATCGGTGCGGAAATTGGCGAGCGGGGACAGGAACTGGTTGAGCAGATAGCCATGCGCCGCGTGGATTTCGATGGTGTCGAAGCCCGCTGTCTCCGCCCGGCGCGCAGCCGCCACGAACCCGTCGATCACGCGCTGGATGCCCGACTTGTCGAGCGCGGTGGGCACCTGGAAGTCACTGTCATTGGGGTCGTGCGACACTGCGCTCGGCGCAACGGGCGTCCAGTGCTCATAGCCCGCGGCGCGGCGCTGCTCCTCGGTGGCGAGTTCGTCCGGCCCGCGCCAGGATACCGAGGTTGATGCCTTGCGCCCGGCATGGGCCAGCTGGATGCCAGCGGCTGCGCCCTGGCTGTGGATGAAATCGACGATGCGGGACAGATTGGCGATATGCTCGTCTTTCCAGATGCCCAGATCGCCATAGGTGATGCGGCCCTCAGGCACGACACCACTCGCCTCCAGGACCACCAGCCCGAACCCGCCCATGGCAAAACGTCCGAGATGGACCATGTGCCAGTCATTGGCGAAGCCGTCGATCGACGAATACTGGCACATCGGCGCCACGACGCTACGGTTGCGCAAGGTCAGGTCGCGCAGGGCGATGGGGGAGAAAAGCTTGGTCATGGGGTCTCGACGCAGTGGAAGCACTCAGGGGACGAATTACATGCACATTGAAGCGTTCATCGGCAAGTGCCGATGAAGAATTTGAGCGGCGCCGGGAAACAATTGTGTCTTCGTGCCGGGCGGCATGGCACCACGATCATCGCTCGGCTACGCTCTGGGAGAGTTTCAGGGGGGAGAAGACTATGACCATCACGAGATCGCGCTTTGCCGAGCTGGTCGGCCTCGAGGAGCCGTCGATCACCCTGGCGTCACGCCGCATTGAGGATAGGGGCGACTACACCA encodes:
- a CDS encoding NADH:flavin oxidoreductase/NADH oxidase, translating into MTKLFSPIALRDLTLRNRSVVAPMCQYSSIDGFANDWHMVHLGRFAMGGFGLVVLEASGVVPEGRITYGDLGIWKDEHIANLSRIVDFIHSQGAAAGIQLAHAGRKASTSVSWRGPDELATEEQRRAAGYEHWTPVAPSAVSHDPNDSDFQVPTALDKSGIQRVIDGFVAAARRAETAGFDTIEIHAAHGYLLNQFLSPLANFRTDEYGGSLENRMRLVLEVTEAVRAVWPAHKPLLARLSVSDNAEGGWTVEDSVVLSRALKALGVDAIDCSSGGFAQGKIVSTAGYQVPFAKAVRDGAEIPTMAVGLLGDINEAERILVDGEADFIALARGALDDPNWAAHAARVLEEDYSLWPIQTRRVLGRDKVLGIRS